From the genome of Desulfobotulus pelophilus, one region includes:
- the msrB gene encoding peptide-methionine (R)-S-oxide reductase MsrB, giving the protein MNPYKKSDAAIAVLTPEQFRVTQQNGTEKPGSGEHLDTTEPGIYVDVVSGEPLFASSDKFESGCGWPSFTKPIEPAYIHELQDLSHGMVRTEVRSVHGDSHLGHVFPDGPRDRGGLRYCINSASLRFIHRKDMEAAGYGDYLDQVEDRS; this is encoded by the coding sequence CCGATGCTGCCATCGCCGTCCTGACTCCGGAACAGTTCCGTGTGACCCAGCAAAACGGCACCGAGAAACCAGGATCGGGCGAGCATCTTGATACTACCGAGCCGGGTATCTATGTGGATGTCGTGTCGGGCGAACCACTGTTTGCGTCATCAGACAAGTTTGAGTCGGGTTGCGGTTGGCCGAGCTTTACCAAACCCATCGAGCCTGCCTATATTCATGAGCTGCAGGATCTCAGCCATGGCATGGTGCGAACCGAAGTTCGCTCGGTTCATGGCGACAGCCACCTGGGGCACGTGTTTCCGGACGGCCCCAGGGATCGCGGTGGTCTGCGTTACTGCATCAATTCGGCTTCGCTGCGCTTTATCCATCGCAAAGACATGGAAGCAGCGGGCTATGGCGACTACCTTGATCAGGTGGAGGACAGGTCATGA
- the msrA gene encoding peptide-methionine (S)-S-oxide reductase MsrA, whose protein sequence is MTQERAVLAGGCFWGMQDLFRKLPGIEATRVGYTGGDVPNATYRNHGTHAEALEILFDPEKISYRRILEFFFQIHDPTTTHRQGNDRGPSYRSAIYHVNETQKKVALDTIMDVNASGLWPGKVVTELEPAGDFWEAEPEHQDYLEHYPSGYTCHYPRPGWVLPKRERE, encoded by the coding sequence ATGACACAGGAACGCGCTGTTCTGGCAGGCGGCTGTTTTTGGGGTATGCAGGATCTGTTTCGTAAGTTACCGGGGATTGAGGCCACCCGGGTGGGTTACACCGGCGGCGATGTCCCCAACGCCACCTACCGCAACCACGGCACCCACGCCGAGGCCCTTGAGATTCTTTTTGATCCGGAGAAAATTTCCTATCGCCGTATTCTGGAATTCTTTTTCCAGATACACGACCCCACAACCACACACCGGCAGGGCAATGACCGGGGACCGTCTTACCGCTCGGCAATTTACCATGTGAACGAAACGCAGAAGAAAGTTGCCCTTGACACCATCATGGATGTGAATGCCTCGGGATTATGGCCGGGCAAGGTGGTAACGGAACTTGAACCTGCAGGGGATTTCTGGGAAGCAGAGCCCGAGCATCAGGATTATCTTGAGCACTATCCCAGCGGTTACACCTGCCATTACCCACGTCCGGGCTGGGTACT